The following proteins are co-located in the Trichormus variabilis 0441 genome:
- a CDS encoding LptA/OstA family protein: MMPCYKLPLSKMRRLGLALLLPAALLGTVALPNQLSSVTAQTPGGNRPLTIRSDIQEYDAKNQVITARGNVQMLYPARQIQATSAQAQYFSKERRIDFSGNVYILQQGGNSIRAEKVTYLIDEGRFVALPQSNRQVESIYMVDDAEQGSQSNAPAPATPALRRSN; the protein is encoded by the coding sequence ATGATGCCCTGCTATAAATTACCTCTGTCGAAAATGCGCCGTCTGGGATTAGCTTTGCTACTACCTGCGGCTTTATTAGGTACGGTAGCCTTGCCTAACCAATTATCGAGCGTTACAGCGCAAACACCAGGAGGAAATCGCCCGCTTACGATTCGCTCTGATATTCAAGAATACGATGCAAAAAATCAAGTGATAACTGCTCGTGGTAATGTGCAGATGTTGTATCCAGCTCGTCAAATTCAGGCGACATCTGCTCAAGCACAATATTTCAGTAAGGAACGCCGCATTGATTTTAGTGGTAATGTCTATATTTTGCAGCAAGGTGGCAATAGTATCCGCGCAGAAAAGGTAACATACTTGATTGATGAAGGGCGATTTGTGGCCCTACCCCAATCCAATCGCCAGGTAGAATCCATTTATATGGTGGATGATGCAGAGCAAGGTAGCCAATCTAACGCACCGGCTCCCGCAACACCAGCATTACGACGTTCCAATTAG
- a CDS encoding DUF309 domain-containing protein codes for MSETMPTEFWQGVEQFNAGQFYACHDTLEALWIEASEPEKTFYQGILQIAVGLYHLGNRNWRGAVILLGEGSNRLRRYPSVYGNINVDELLNQSVGLLKTLQELGADKINASNLSESLALSLPTITVTNN; via the coding sequence ATGAGTGAAACCATGCCCACCGAGTTTTGGCAAGGTGTAGAACAATTTAACGCTGGACAGTTCTACGCCTGTCATGACACCTTAGAGGCCTTATGGATTGAAGCCAGCGAACCAGAAAAAACCTTCTATCAAGGTATCTTACAAATTGCTGTGGGTCTTTATCATTTGGGCAATCGCAACTGGCGAGGAGCTGTAATTTTGCTTGGGGAAGGCAGCAATCGCCTGCGACGTTACCCTTCGGTTTATGGCAATATTAACGTAGATGAGTTACTAAACCAGAGCGTGGGCTTGTTAAAAACACTACAAGAACTGGGTGCAGACAAGATCAACGCTAGCAATCTCAGTGAAAGCCTCGCTCTGTCATTACCGACAATTACGGTAACAAATAATTAG
- a CDS encoding ferredoxin thioredoxin reductase catalytic beta subunit, which produces MISSEANTKSSDKSLEAMRHFSEQYAKRTGTFFCSEPSVTAVVIEGLAKHKDELGAPLCPCRHYEDKEAEVKATYWNCPCVPMRERKECHCMLFLTPESDFVGEKQEISLETIKEVRDSMA; this is translated from the coding sequence ATGATTTCATCAGAAGCTAACACAAAATCCAGCGATAAAAGTCTAGAGGCGATGCGCCATTTTTCAGAACAATATGCCAAACGCACTGGCACTTTCTTCTGTTCTGAACCATCTGTGACCGCAGTCGTGATTGAAGGATTAGCCAAGCATAAAGACGAATTAGGCGCGCCTTTGTGTCCTTGTCGCCACTACGAAGACAAAGAAGCTGAAGTAAAAGCTACATACTGGAACTGTCCTTGCGTACCAATGAGAGAGCGTAAGGAATGCCATTGTATGCTATTCCTCACACCGGAGAGCGACTTTGTTGGTGAAAAACAAGAAATTTCGCTGGAAACTATTAAAGAAGTACGAGACAGTATGGCATGA